The Stieleria sp. JC731 genome has a segment encoding these proteins:
- a CDS encoding response regulator, with protein MQSNSLIRFTRSCPTCGRRIQIRGTLLGREVACPHCNAKFTAMATDDAPGRIDDAQRLLDRVDTMLSKVETPPVVS; from the coding sequence ATGCAATCCAACAGTCTCATTCGGTTCACACGATCATGTCCCACTTGTGGACGCCGAATTCAAATTCGTGGAACGCTACTTGGACGTGAGGTTGCTTGTCCGCACTGTAACGCGAAATTCACTGCGATGGCAACGGATGATGCCCCCGGCCGAATCGACGATGCCCAGCGATTGCTGGATCGGGTGGACACGATGCTTTCGAAAGTCGAAACGCCTCCGGTCGTTTCGTAG